A window from Pokkaliibacter sp. MBI-7 encodes these proteins:
- the nrdA gene encoding class 1a ribonucleoside-diphosphate reductase subunit alpha has protein sequence MQDIMVTKRDGRKESIDLDKIHKVIAWAAEGLENVSVSQVELKAHLQFFDGIRTNDIHETLIKSAADLISEDAPDYQYLAARLAIFHLRKKAFGQFEPPHLFDHVSKLVDSGRYDRHLLEDYSPEEFDQLNGFLDHWRDMNFSYAAVKQLEGKYLTQNRVTGEIYESPQQLYMLVAACLFAHYPKATRLDYVRRFYDACSNFKLSLPTPIMSGVRTPTRQFSSCVLIEAADSLDSINATASAIVKYVSQRAGIGVNMGNIRALGSPIRGGEAFHTGMIPFVKHIQTAVKSCSQGGVRGGAATVFYPIWHLEVESLLVLKNNRGVEENRARHVDHAFQFNRLMYQRLIKGENITLFSPSDVPGLYKSFFDDQEEFERLYVKYEQDASIRKKTVKAVDLFSMFAQERAQTGRIYLQNVDHCNTRSAFNPKKAPVHQSNLCMEITLPTKPLFDVRDAEGEIALCTLSAFNLGALENLDELEELSELIVRALDSLLSYQDYPLPAAHSASMKRRTLGVGVTNFAYYLAKHGVKYSDGSANALTHRTFEAMQYFLLKASNKLAIELGQCEAFADTFYAEGLMPIDTYKKDVDGFCQEPLHLDWDSLRDSIVTHGLRNSTVTAIMPCETSSQITNSTNGIEPPRGFVSVKASKDGILKQVVPEYERLKDNYELLWQIPNNEGYLQLVGIMQKFVDQSISANTNYDPSCFEGEKVPMKQLLKDLLTAYKYGVKTLYYHNTRDGAKDDQSDSGCEGGACKL, from the coding sequence ATGCAAGATATTATGGTGACCAAACGCGACGGGCGTAAGGAATCGATTGACCTGGACAAGATTCACAAGGTAATCGCCTGGGCCGCGGAAGGGCTGGAAAATGTCTCTGTTTCTCAAGTCGAGCTGAAAGCTCACTTGCAGTTCTTTGATGGTATTCGTACCAACGACATTCACGAGACGCTGATCAAGTCGGCAGCGGATCTGATCTCTGAAGATGCACCTGACTATCAGTATCTGGCTGCTCGTCTGGCAATCTTCCATCTGCGCAAGAAGGCATTTGGCCAGTTTGAACCACCTCACCTGTTTGATCATGTTTCCAAACTGGTGGATTCAGGTCGTTATGATCGTCATCTGCTGGAAGATTACAGCCCTGAAGAGTTTGATCAGCTGAATGGTTTTCTTGACCACTGGCGTGATATGAATTTCAGCTATGCCGCCGTCAAGCAGCTGGAAGGCAAGTATCTGACCCAGAACCGTGTCACCGGCGAAATCTACGAAAGCCCGCAGCAACTATATATGCTGGTCGCAGCCTGTCTGTTTGCGCACTACCCCAAGGCTACCCGTCTGGATTACGTGCGTCGCTTCTATGATGCCTGCTCCAACTTCAAGCTATCGCTGCCAACCCCCATCATGTCTGGAGTGCGTACGCCTACCCGTCAGTTCAGCTCCTGTGTACTGATTGAGGCGGCGGATTCGCTGGACTCTATCAATGCCACTGCTTCTGCGATTGTGAAATATGTCAGTCAGCGAGCGGGTATCGGCGTCAATATGGGTAACATCCGTGCACTGGGCAGTCCGATCCGTGGTGGCGAAGCGTTCCACACTGGCATGATTCCTTTTGTGAAACACATCCAGACTGCCGTTAAGTCCTGTTCACAGGGCGGTGTTCGTGGTGGCGCAGCTACCGTGTTCTACCCCATCTGGCATCTGGAAGTAGAGTCGCTGCTGGTGCTGAAAAACAACCGTGGTGTGGAAGAAAACCGTGCCCGTCATGTGGACCACGCTTTCCAGTTCAACCGCCTGATGTACCAGCGCTTGATCAAAGGCGAGAACATTACCCTGTTCAGTCCTTCAGACGTCCCTGGCCTGTACAAGTCTTTCTTTGATGATCAGGAAGAGTTTGAGCGTCTGTACGTGAAGTACGAGCAGGATGCCAGCATCCGCAAGAAAACGGTGAAAGCGGTCGACCTGTTCAGCATGTTTGCTCAGGAGCGTGCGCAAACCGGGCGTATCTACCTGCAGAACGTGGACCACTGCAACACCCGCAGTGCTTTCAACCCCAAGAAAGCGCCAGTACATCAGAGCAACCTGTGCATGGAAATCACCCTGCCAACCAAGCCGCTGTTCGATGTGCGTGATGCAGAAGGGGAAATTGCCCTCTGTACGCTGTCTGCGTTCAACCTGGGAGCACTGGAGAACCTCGACGAGCTGGAAGAGCTGTCTGAGCTTATCGTACGTGCGCTGGACAGCCTGTTGAGCTATCAGGACTATCCGCTGCCTGCAGCCCACAGTGCTTCCATGAAGCGCCGCACTCTAGGTGTAGGCGTGACCAACTTTGCCTATTATCTGGCCAAGCATGGAGTGAAGTACTCTGATGGTTCTGCCAATGCGCTGACTCATCGCACTTTTGAAGCGATGCAGTATTTCCTGCTGAAAGCGTCCAATAAACTGGCCATCGAACTGGGGCAGTGTGAGGCATTTGCCGATACGTTCTATGCGGAAGGCCTGATGCCTATCGACACCTACAAGAAGGATGTTGATGGTTTCTGTCAGGAGCCTCTGCATCTGGACTGGGATAGTCTGCGGGACTCAATTGTGACCCATGGCCTGCGTAATAGCACCGTGACGGCAATCATGCCCTGTGAGACATCATCACAGATTACCAACTCCACCAATGGCATTGAGCCTCCCCGCGGCTTTGTCAGTGTCAAGGCAAGCAAAGACGGTATTCTCAAGCAGGTGGTACCTGAATATGAGCGTCTGAAAGATAACTACGAGTTGTTATGGCAGATACCTAACAATGAAGGTTACCTGCAGCTGGTGGGGATCATGCAGAAGTTTGTCGACCAGTCGATCTCTGCCAATACCAACTATGATCCTTCCTGTTTTGAAGGTGAGAAAGTGCCCATGAAGCAGCTGCTGAAAGATCTGCTGACGGCATACAAATACGGCGTGAAAACACTGTATTACCACAATACCCGTGATGGCGCGAAAGACGATCAGAGCGACTCTGGCTGCGAAGGCGGAGCCTGCAAGCTGTAA
- a CDS encoding ABC transporter substrate-binding protein has protein sequence MHDNKNKMKRAVVLSAMLVMSGISWDALADQYQDAAKKWVGSEFSPSTLSKDDQMKEMQWFIDAAKKFRGMEINVASETLTTHEYESKVLAKAFTEITGIKIHHDLIQEGDVVEKLQTQMQSGKNIYDGYINDSDFIGTHFRYGKVVPISDMIAGDGKDYTLPTLDLKDFIGLSFTTGPDGKLYQLPDQQFANLYWFRADWFARPDLQAKFKELYGYDLGVPKNWSAYEDIAEFFTDKVKEIDGQRVYGHMDYGKKDPSLGWRFTDAWFSMAGEGDKGLPNGLPVDEWGIRVEGCRPVGSSVSRGGATNGPAAVYATTKYVDWLRKYAPPEAPGMTFSEAGPVPAQGNVAQQIFWYTAFTADMTKPGLPVVNADGTPKWRMAPSPVGPYWEEGMKKGYQDVGSWTFMKSTPDDRRLAAWLYAQFVVSKTVSLKKTLVGLTPIRESDITSQAMTEVAPKLGGLVEFYRSPARTEWTPTGTNVPDYPKLAQLWWQHIAEAANGDKTPQEALDGLAADQDKVMERLERAKVQGDCGPKLNEPKDPEYWLSQPGAPKPKLANEKPKGETVSYDELIKSWQK, from the coding sequence TCCAAGGATGACCAGATGAAGGAGATGCAGTGGTTTATCGATGCCGCCAAGAAATTCCGCGGCATGGAAATCAATGTGGCCTCCGAAACTCTGACCACCCACGAGTACGAGTCCAAGGTGCTGGCGAAAGCCTTCACCGAAATCACCGGGATCAAGATTCATCATGATCTGATTCAGGAAGGTGACGTGGTTGAGAAACTGCAGACCCAGATGCAGTCAGGCAAGAACATCTATGATGGCTACATCAACGACTCTGACTTCATTGGTACTCATTTCCGCTACGGTAAAGTCGTCCCCATCAGCGACATGATCGCCGGTGATGGCAAGGATTACACCCTGCCAACCCTGGATCTGAAAGACTTTATCGGCCTGTCATTTACCACCGGCCCTGATGGCAAACTCTACCAGCTACCTGATCAGCAGTTTGCCAACCTGTACTGGTTCCGTGCTGACTGGTTTGCCCGTCCTGATCTGCAAGCCAAGTTCAAGGAACTCTACGGTTATGACCTGGGTGTACCTAAGAACTGGTCAGCCTATGAAGACATCGCTGAGTTCTTCACTGATAAGGTGAAAGAGATCGACGGTCAGCGTGTCTATGGTCACATGGATTACGGCAAGAAAGATCCCTCACTGGGCTGGCGCTTCACTGATGCGTGGTTCTCCATGGCCGGTGAAGGCGACAAAGGCCTGCCCAATGGCTTGCCTGTGGATGAGTGGGGTATTCGTGTAGAAGGTTGTCGTCCCGTTGGCTCCAGCGTTTCTCGTGGCGGTGCGACCAATGGCCCGGCTGCGGTATACGCCACCACCAAATATGTTGACTGGCTGCGTAAGTATGCGCCACCAGAAGCGCCCGGGATGACTTTCTCTGAAGCAGGTCCTGTTCCTGCACAGGGTAACGTTGCCCAGCAGATTTTCTGGTACACCGCCTTTACCGCCGATATGACCAAACCGGGCTTGCCTGTGGTCAATGCCGACGGTACGCCCAAGTGGCGCATGGCGCCTTCACCTGTCGGCCCATACTGGGAAGAGGGGATGAAGAAAGGGTATCAGGACGTAGGCTCATGGACCTTCATGAAGTCCACACCGGATGATCGTCGTCTGGCGGCGTGGTTGTATGCCCAGTTCGTGGTGTCTAAAACCGTATCCCTGAAGAAAACGCTGGTGGGTCTGACACCGATTCGTGAATCGGATATTACCTCACAGGCGATGACCGAAGTAGCGCCAAAGCTGGGTGGTCTGGTGGAGTTCTATCGTAGCCCTGCTCGTACCGAGTGGACGCCTACTGGAACCAACGTACCGGATTATCCAAAACTGGCTCAGCTGTGGTGGCAACATATTGCTGAAGCGGCGAACGGTGATAAGACTCCTCAGGAAGCGCTGGATGGTCTGGCCGCTGATCAGGACAAGGTGATGGAGCGCCTTGAGCGCGCCAAGGTACAGGGTGACTGCGGACCCAAGCTGAATGAGCCGAAGGATCCCGAGTACTGGCTGAGTCAGCCAGGCGCGCCCAAGCCCAAGCTTGCTAATGAGAAGCCAAAAGGCGAAACCGTCTCCTATGACGAGCTGATCAAGTCCTGGCAGAAATAA